ATGTGTTTTGTAATTTAGTGCAGATACTCTAATCTGGATCTTACTTTCTGCCCTTTCACACATAGCTTCAGTTACTTACGTTAGATCAAAACTTTTGGCAAGGGGTTAGGCAACATGCATGAAAATTAAGGAACTTAAAAGTATACACCAAAACTCAAATGCTGCCgtgataagaagaagaaagcgtcaaaaataaataaataaataaagacaaCTAAAAGTGGGGTAAAGTATACTACTTGCCGCCTTGTATTATTGCTTTAGTTTTTATGAGATGGACCAAGAAAAATGTGAGCCAATGCATATGATTTCATCAACcttaaatcatatatataactGAACCACCTCTATTCTGGGTCTCGTATATGTTAATAATGAGGGAAGTGAGAGGTGGTAGTTGGAAATACAGTGGTGCTAGTGTAAGAAGTTCTGCCGCAGTGGCAGTTGTGGTGCTGTTATGGTGGCATGGAGTGGCACAAGTGAAGTCACAAAGAATTCCAGCTCTGTTTATTTTTGGAGATTCGTTGGTTGAAGTTGGCAACAATAACTTCCTCAGGACTCTTTTAAGGGCTAATTTCTATCCCTACGGCATTGACTATTCCAAGGGTCCCACTGGACGTTTCTCTAATGGCAGATCCTTAATTGACTTCCTtggtaataattaaaattagaatgtTAGTAGACTCAGAAAGTAAGAGCTTAatcattttttaacaaattgtTTTTGCAGCGAATCTGTTGGGTGTTCCTTCTCCTCCACCCTTTGCAGATCCTACCACAACTGGTCGTGCAATAATTAATGGAGTCAATTTTGCATCAGCTAACGGTGGCATTCTTGAAGAGTCAGGCAGACACTATGtctgtaatttaattatttacaaagTTAACTGTTATAACCATTTTGAGCCCTTAATTTTATTTGGTAATGCAGGGTGAGAGGTATAGCCTAAGCCAGCAAGTGCTGAACTTTCAGACCACATTAAATCAGCTTAGAACAATGATGGATGCAGACACATTAAGACGGTATTTAGCAAAGTCTATTGTAATCGTAGTCACTGGAAACAATGACTATATCAATAACTACCTCCTTCCTGGCTTATATGGTTCTAGCTCTAATTACACTACTCAACAGTTTGGTAATCTTCTCGTTAATTCCCATATTCAAAATATGCTGGTAATTATTTCATTATAACAttgttgtattaattaattagttgtgTATTTAAAGAATTATTTCAACTATTGCTTTAATAATGTGTGGACATGTTCTGCATTATAGGCTTTATATAGCTTAGGACTAAGGAAGTTCTTCTTAGCGGGAGTTGGACCACTTGGTTGCACTCCTAACCAACGAGCTCGCGGTTTAGCCCCATCCGGAAGGTGCTTAGACATTGTTAATCAAATGGTTGGAACCTTCAACCAAGGGCTAAGATCAATGGTGGATCAGCTGAATAGAAACCGTCCTGATTCCATGTTTGTGTATGGTAACACTTACGGCATCTTTGGGGACATGTTAAATAACCCTGCAGCTTATTGTAAGCTACACTTTAATATCTTTGTCAAACTATTTCATTGATGGTGATAAAGTCAAACTAATCGGGTGATTGGAATGTTCATTTTTGCAGCATTTAGTGTCATTGACAGAGCTTGTTGTGGACTTGGAATGTATCAAGGCCAAATAACATGTCTCCCTCTTCTAGCTCCATGTGTGTCAAGAAATCAGTATTTGTATTGGGATGCCTTCAATCCATCACAATCTGCAGTGTATGTCTATGCTTGGAGAGTTGTGAATGGTCCTGTTAATGATGCTTATCCTATTAATTTGCAACAAATG
The genomic region above belongs to Arachis duranensis cultivar V14167 chromosome 3, aradu.V14167.gnm2.J7QH, whole genome shotgun sequence and contains:
- the LOC107477633 gene encoding GDSL esterase/lipase At1g71250, with amino-acid sequence MREVRGGSWKYSGASVRSSAAVAVVVLLWWHGVAQVKSQRIPALFIFGDSLVEVGNNNFLRTLLRANFYPYGIDYSKGPTGRFSNGRSLIDFLANLLGVPSPPPFADPTTTGRAIINGVNFASANGGILEESGRHYGERYSLSQQVLNFQTTLNQLRTMMDADTLRRYLAKSIVIVVTGNNDYINNYLLPGLYGSSSNYTTQQFGNLLVNSHIQNMLALYSLGLRKFFLAGVGPLGCTPNQRARGLAPSGRCLDIVNQMVGTFNQGLRSMVDQLNRNRPDSMFVYGNTYGIFGDMLNNPAAYSFSVIDRACCGLGMYQGQITCLPLLAPCVSRNQYLYWDAFNPSQSAVYVYAWRVVNGPVNDAYPINLQQMAQL